From Candidatus Babeliales bacterium, a single genomic window includes:
- a CDS encoding GNAT family N-acetyltransferase: MNNSKLIKKKMFIVFNFRKLFLLSASSLIIFLNAFAYTSQICDFDPARDTQPIIDIFNKNHHMLSPDDDSSLYQSILESCYKNPRCTIKVLLENEKLAGYIRYQKIGRHGSIEELAVEDNFRNKEYGALLLSTAIEEFNDMPYIQLACYKNNAPALHLYQKMGFKKEKTVEDDDITLLRRKN, from the coding sequence TAAACTTATAAAGAAAAAGATGTTTATTGTGTTTAATTTTAGAAAATTATTTTTATTAAGCGCATCAAGCTTAATTATCTTTTTAAATGCATTCGCATATACATCACAAATATGTGATTTTGATCCTGCGCGTGATACACAACCAATAATAGATATATTTAATAAAAATCATCACATGCTTTCTCCGGATGATGATTCTTCTCTTTATCAATCCATTTTGGAAAGCTGTTATAAGAATCCAAGATGCACCATAAAAGTATTGCTAGAAAATGAAAAACTAGCTGGTTACATCCGTTACCAAAAAATAGGACGTCATGGATCCATAGAAGAATTAGCAGTTGAAGATAATTTTCGTAACAAAGAATACGGAGCGCTTTTACTTTCAACGGCTATAGAAGAATTCAACGATATGCCTTATATTCAATTAGCATGTTACAAAAACAATGCTCCAGCGTTACATCTTTATCAAAAAATGGGATTTAAAAAAGAAAAGACGGTTGAAGATGATGATATAACTTTGTTAAGACGTAAAAATTGA